ATTTCGAGGATGGACTCTAGAAATAGTATACCTGCATAATGGGCCATTTCTTCGACTTTGTGTTGAATCGCCGTTTTACGCCAATAACGTAATTTGAAACAAAGTTTCTTAGCACTCCAAAAACTTTTCGGTATCTTCATTTTATCTAGGAATTCCTTCGAAGACAACGACATCACAATTATATTCTTTGGCGAACTTTACAATTTAATGCGAAGTATGGTTAATAATTTGTTTCTGTAACCCATTAATCATTAGATGCAGTTACCCAACCAGATGGACGTTGTACTTTACGCAATTTATTCGTTAATCGAAACAAAGTAAGCCCCCAATCAAACAACGCATATAAATACGCAGCGCCTCCTGGTACGATGAATGTATCAATTTAAGGAGGTGCTTTTCATATGCCAGAACAAAAACTTACCGTCGCCCCCGTTACATTACATTCCGAAAATAAAGGTCCATATTCATCCGCGTCATCAACAGCCTCTTCCAATAACGCTTGCACGATCAAAGCAGCAAACTTAGAAATTCCCTTCCCCAATGGCGTGGATGAGCACATCATTCAAACGGTTATGAGGGAACTGAAACATCTGTGAAACAAGATTATACAAGTGTGACAAATATTTTCATCATTTGCGGAAAGACTGACATGCGAAAAGGTATTGATGGATTAGCCACATTAATTCAAGATTCATTTGAACTGGACCCATATGGTGATCCCATTTTCTTATTTGCGGGATCGAGTAAAGATCGCTATAAATATTTGTATTTCGACGGTGGTAACGGTGTTGATTTCTATGAATATATAAAGAAACTTTTTACGGATCTACCGAATCAGGGCATCCAACAAAACCCTAAAATTTTAGATCAATATATGCCCTGTTCCAAAAAGATTCGGGCAGAATGTAGCAAATAACCGAAATAGGCCGTAAATCCGATTGAAAAAATCAGGAAGTACGCTATTTGTGATGCGCACCAGATTGATATATTTTTTTATAATTGGACTTACTCCCAATCAACAGATTCACATTCGAAATTCAACATCAACTGTATGGGGAACTTCTCTTATTTCTGCGGCATTACAGACAGCTGGTGTCGAGAGTTCCCGAATCTAGTTTAGCAAAGGAAGAAAGAGATAATGCGAAATTATTAATTAGACAATTTAACCGTGATGATTTAGTGAGCATGGATAAAGATATAGCGGAATTTATGAATATAAGATTAGGAGCATCACATAGGCGATAAGTTTATAACATTAAAGAGAGGATGTCACCAAGTAGCTTGGGACACCCTCTTTTTTCATAAAAGTAACTATCGCTTTAAATTTTTACTGATATATTGTGTGATTTTTCTCAACTCTACAGCAGTCGGTCTGCCAAACGGACTTGTTTGTCTTTGTTGATATAGTAGGTTACCATCCTCGTTTACTAAAAAATAAGCTGGCTCCCCATGTGCACCGTGATCGTCATAAGGGTCATTTTCACTATGATAATGCACTTTATATGCTTTTAAAGCCTCATGATTTTCATCTGAAAGAACAGGAAATGTGAATTTATGTTCATTGACCATTTCTTTTAGAGCATCTAACTTATCAGTTGAAATCGTGGTAATATGAATATTCTTTCGATCAAAATATTCTTTGCTTTTCTCAAGTTCTTCTAACTCTGCCTTACATGCAGGACACCATGAACCACGGAAAAAGATGATTAAATGCCATCCCCCTTTTTCCTTTCGATAGGAGCTAAAATGATAGTTCTCTCCAGATACTGCTGGAAGCGTAAAGTCTGAAACCGATTTGCCAAGTTCAAATTCAGCCATAGTAATTCCTCCTTTTTTAATTGATTCCCAATAGATTATCACCTGAAACACTAATTTAATGTAAGCAATCTTACAATAATGTGATGGGTGTAAGCTAGCTTACACCCTTAAAATATAGTGGTTTCAGTTAAAAGATGAGAGGGGAA
Above is a genomic segment from Bacillaceae bacterium S4-13-56 containing:
- the tnpB gene encoding IS66 family insertion sequence element accessory protein TnpB (TnpB, as the term is used for proteins encoded by IS66 family insertion elements, is considered an accessory protein, since TnpC, encoded by a neighboring gene, is a DDE family transposase.) codes for the protein MTNIFIICGKTDMRKGIDGLATLIQDSFELDPYGDPIFLFAGSSKDRYKYLYFDGGNGVDFYEYIKKLFTDLPNQGIQQNPKILDQYMPCSKKIRAECSK
- a CDS encoding peroxiredoxin family protein, whose translation is MAEFELGKSVSDFTLPAVSGENYHFSSYRKEKGGWHLIIFFRGSWCPACKAELEELEKSKEYFDRKNIHITTISTDKLDALKEMVNEHKFTFPVLSDENHEALKAYKVHYHSENDPYDDHGAHGEPAYFLVNEDGNLLYQQRQTSPFGRPTAVELRKITQYISKNLKR